One genomic window of Brachyhypopomus gauderio isolate BG-103 unplaced genomic scaffold, BGAUD_0.2 sc77, whole genome shotgun sequence includes the following:
- the arfip1 gene encoding arfaptin-1 isoform X1, translating into MSVASLKSQQDGTEESQSDPKERVAENTNESLGQLEDAPAGLTNDTYLTEIDISDCGEPRNPDHCLEDEEEDENVNDGHDDDDQNGVYRNTEDKTNSRTSSCEKDAQTDVKVAMADEAHRSPAAELSITSNGDADMSQEEVFQQDLSHAASSGPITSHTHSAPDSYGITEGVVAVGPYTGTKSQPTSPTVVPNPMVASRLARAASDSQVEKEKGSMRGQTQTGAVVLADDMKSPALEKLELVRKWSINTYKCTKQILSEKLGRGSRTVDLQLEAQIEVLRDNKRKYEHVLRLAQMLSSQLAQMMQTQRQLGDAFADLSLKSPELHEEFGYNAETQKLLSKNGETLLGAIHFFIASVTTLVDKTIEDTLINIKQYEAARVEYDAYRTDLEELNLGPRDATTLPKIEQSQMQFQLHREKYEKMRKDVSIKLKFLEENKVKVLHNQLVLFHNAIAAYFAGNQQHLEQTLKQFHIKLKMPGADAPSWLEEH; encoded by the exons ATGTCAGTAGCTAGTTTAAAGTCACAGCAGGATGGTACAGAGGAGAGCCAATCAGATCCCAAGGAGAGGGTTGCAGAAAATACCAACGAGTCTCTAGGCCAATTGGAAGATGCCCCAGCAGGTCTCACCAATGACACATACTTGACAGAGATTGATATAAGCGACTGCGGTGAACCTAGAAACCCTGACCATTGTCTAGAGGACGAGGAAGAAGATGAGAACGTCAATGATggccatgatgatgatgatcaaAATGGAGTTTATAGGAACACAGAGGATAAGACTAATTCGAGAACATCTAGCTGTGAAAAGGATGCCCAGACCGACGTGAAG gtggccATGGCAGACGAGGCCCATAGAAGCCCAGCTGCTGAGCTCTCAATCACCAGCAATGGAGATGCTGACATGAGTCAAGAAGAAGTGTTTCAGCAG GACTTGTCCCATGCTGCCTCCTCTGGACCAATCACGTCACACACCCACAGTGCACCAGACAGCTATGGAATAACTGAGGGTGTGGTTGCAGTGGGACCATACACAG GGACGAAGAGCCAGCCCACTTCGCCAACAGTAGTGCCCAACCCCATGGTGGCTAGCCGGCTGGCTCGTGCGGCCAGTGACAGTcaggtggagaaggagaaag GCAGCATGAGAGGGCAGACACAGACTGGGGCAGTGGTCCTGGCAGATGACATGAAGAGTCCCGCTCTGGAGAAACTGGAGCTAGTCAGGAAGTGGAGCATCAACACATACAAA tgCACCAAGCAGATACTGTCGGAGAAGCTGGGGCGCGGCTCACGCACCGTGGACCTGCAGCTGGAGGCGCAGATCGAGGTGCTGCGAGACAACAAGCGCAAGTACGAGCATGTGCTGAGGCTCGCGCAGATGCTGTCCAGCCAGCTGGCGCAGATGATGCAGACGCAGAGGCAGCTGGGAGATGCCTTCGCCGACCTCAGCCTCAAGTCGCCCGAGCTACAC gaggagttTGGCTACAACGCCGAAACCCAGAAGCTCCTTTCCAAAAATGGCGAGACTCTTTTGGGCGCCATCCACTTCTTCATCGCCAGCGTGACCACGTTGGTGGACAAGACAATCGAGGACACCTTGATCAACATCAAACAGTACGAGGCAGCCAG GGTCGAGTACGACGCATATCGCACGGATCTCGAGGAGCTGAATCTAGGCCCACGAGATGCCACCACGCTGCCCAAGATCGAGCAGTCCCAGATGCAGTTCCAGCTGCATCGTGAGAAATACGAGAAGATGCGCAAAGACGTCTCCATTAAACTCAAGTTCCTGGAGGAGAATAAG GTGAAGGTTCTTCATAATCAGCTGGTCCTCTTCCACAATGCCATTGCCGCATACTTTGCTGGCAACCAGCAGCACCTGGAGCAAACGCTCAAGCAGTTCCACATCAAGCTGAAAATGCCCGGAGCGGATGCCCCTTCCTGGCTGGAAGAGCACTGA
- the arfip1 gene encoding arfaptin-1 isoform X2, with protein sequence MSVASLKSQQDGTEESQSDPKERVAENTNESLGQLEDAPAGLTNDTYLTEIDISDCGEPRNPDHCLEDEEEDENVNDGHDDDDQNGVYRNTEDKTNSRTSSCEKDAQTDVKVAMADEAHRSPAAELSITSNGDADMSQEEVFQQDLSHAASSGPITSHTHSAPDSYGITEGVVAVGPYTGSMRGQTQTGAVVLADDMKSPALEKLELVRKWSINTYKCTKQILSEKLGRGSRTVDLQLEAQIEVLRDNKRKYEHVLRLAQMLSSQLAQMMQTQRQLGDAFADLSLKSPELHEEFGYNAETQKLLSKNGETLLGAIHFFIASVTTLVDKTIEDTLINIKQYEAARVEYDAYRTDLEELNLGPRDATTLPKIEQSQMQFQLHREKYEKMRKDVSIKLKFLEENKVKVLHNQLVLFHNAIAAYFAGNQQHLEQTLKQFHIKLKMPGADAPSWLEEH encoded by the exons ATGTCAGTAGCTAGTTTAAAGTCACAGCAGGATGGTACAGAGGAGAGCCAATCAGATCCCAAGGAGAGGGTTGCAGAAAATACCAACGAGTCTCTAGGCCAATTGGAAGATGCCCCAGCAGGTCTCACCAATGACACATACTTGACAGAGATTGATATAAGCGACTGCGGTGAACCTAGAAACCCTGACCATTGTCTAGAGGACGAGGAAGAAGATGAGAACGTCAATGATggccatgatgatgatgatcaaAATGGAGTTTATAGGAACACAGAGGATAAGACTAATTCGAGAACATCTAGCTGTGAAAAGGATGCCCAGACCGACGTGAAG gtggccATGGCAGACGAGGCCCATAGAAGCCCAGCTGCTGAGCTCTCAATCACCAGCAATGGAGATGCTGACATGAGTCAAGAAGAAGTGTTTCAGCAG GACTTGTCCCATGCTGCCTCCTCTGGACCAATCACGTCACACACCCACAGTGCACCAGACAGCTATGGAATAACTGAGGGTGTGGTTGCAGTGGGACCATACACAG GCAGCATGAGAGGGCAGACACAGACTGGGGCAGTGGTCCTGGCAGATGACATGAAGAGTCCCGCTCTGGAGAAACTGGAGCTAGTCAGGAAGTGGAGCATCAACACATACAAA tgCACCAAGCAGATACTGTCGGAGAAGCTGGGGCGCGGCTCACGCACCGTGGACCTGCAGCTGGAGGCGCAGATCGAGGTGCTGCGAGACAACAAGCGCAAGTACGAGCATGTGCTGAGGCTCGCGCAGATGCTGTCCAGCCAGCTGGCGCAGATGATGCAGACGCAGAGGCAGCTGGGAGATGCCTTCGCCGACCTCAGCCTCAAGTCGCCCGAGCTACAC gaggagttTGGCTACAACGCCGAAACCCAGAAGCTCCTTTCCAAAAATGGCGAGACTCTTTTGGGCGCCATCCACTTCTTCATCGCCAGCGTGACCACGTTGGTGGACAAGACAATCGAGGACACCTTGATCAACATCAAACAGTACGAGGCAGCCAG GGTCGAGTACGACGCATATCGCACGGATCTCGAGGAGCTGAATCTAGGCCCACGAGATGCCACCACGCTGCCCAAGATCGAGCAGTCCCAGATGCAGTTCCAGCTGCATCGTGAGAAATACGAGAAGATGCGCAAAGACGTCTCCATTAAACTCAAGTTCCTGGAGGAGAATAAG GTGAAGGTTCTTCATAATCAGCTGGTCCTCTTCCACAATGCCATTGCCGCATACTTTGCTGGCAACCAGCAGCACCTGGAGCAAACGCTCAAGCAGTTCCACATCAAGCTGAAAATGCCCGGAGCGGATGCCCCTTCCTGGCTGGAAGAGCACTGA
- the arfip1 gene encoding arfaptin-1 isoform X3 yields MADEAHRSPAAELSITSNGDADMSQEEVFQQDLSHAASSGPITSHTHSAPDSYGITEGVVAVGPYTGTKSQPTSPTVVPNPMVASRLARAASDSQVEKEKGSMRGQTQTGAVVLADDMKSPALEKLELVRKWSINTYKCTKQILSEKLGRGSRTVDLQLEAQIEVLRDNKRKYEHVLRLAQMLSSQLAQMMQTQRQLGDAFADLSLKSPELHEEFGYNAETQKLLSKNGETLLGAIHFFIASVTTLVDKTIEDTLINIKQYEAARVEYDAYRTDLEELNLGPRDATTLPKIEQSQMQFQLHREKYEKMRKDVSIKLKFLEENKVKVLHNQLVLFHNAIAAYFAGNQQHLEQTLKQFHIKLKMPGADAPSWLEEH; encoded by the exons ATGGCAGACGAGGCCCATAGAAGCCCAGCTGCTGAGCTCTCAATCACCAGCAATGGAGATGCTGACATGAGTCAAGAAGAAGTGTTTCAGCAG GACTTGTCCCATGCTGCCTCCTCTGGACCAATCACGTCACACACCCACAGTGCACCAGACAGCTATGGAATAACTGAGGGTGTGGTTGCAGTGGGACCATACACAG GGACGAAGAGCCAGCCCACTTCGCCAACAGTAGTGCCCAACCCCATGGTGGCTAGCCGGCTGGCTCGTGCGGCCAGTGACAGTcaggtggagaaggagaaag GCAGCATGAGAGGGCAGACACAGACTGGGGCAGTGGTCCTGGCAGATGACATGAAGAGTCCCGCTCTGGAGAAACTGGAGCTAGTCAGGAAGTGGAGCATCAACACATACAAA tgCACCAAGCAGATACTGTCGGAGAAGCTGGGGCGCGGCTCACGCACCGTGGACCTGCAGCTGGAGGCGCAGATCGAGGTGCTGCGAGACAACAAGCGCAAGTACGAGCATGTGCTGAGGCTCGCGCAGATGCTGTCCAGCCAGCTGGCGCAGATGATGCAGACGCAGAGGCAGCTGGGAGATGCCTTCGCCGACCTCAGCCTCAAGTCGCCCGAGCTACAC gaggagttTGGCTACAACGCCGAAACCCAGAAGCTCCTTTCCAAAAATGGCGAGACTCTTTTGGGCGCCATCCACTTCTTCATCGCCAGCGTGACCACGTTGGTGGACAAGACAATCGAGGACACCTTGATCAACATCAAACAGTACGAGGCAGCCAG GGTCGAGTACGACGCATATCGCACGGATCTCGAGGAGCTGAATCTAGGCCCACGAGATGCCACCACGCTGCCCAAGATCGAGCAGTCCCAGATGCAGTTCCAGCTGCATCGTGAGAAATACGAGAAGATGCGCAAAGACGTCTCCATTAAACTCAAGTTCCTGGAGGAGAATAAG GTGAAGGTTCTTCATAATCAGCTGGTCCTCTTCCACAATGCCATTGCCGCATACTTTGCTGGCAACCAGCAGCACCTGGAGCAAACGCTCAAGCAGTTCCACATCAAGCTGAAAATGCCCGGAGCGGATGCCCCTTCCTGGCTGGAAGAGCACTGA